In the genome of Thermodesulfobacteriota bacterium, the window GGGCACCTGGTCCGCGGCCAGCGGCATGCTTACCGCCAGGTAGTCTGCAAGAGTCAGGAGCTCTTCCTCCGCGAGACCCCGCAGCCCGGCCAGGGAGGTCTTACGTTCCTTCAGGTACTGCACCCACTCCTGGGTGGACCGCGTTTCGGTGAGGAGGGCCCGCGCCTCGCCTGCCGGCGGCTTGCCCTCGAGAACGTCGGTGAGCAGCGAGCGGCCCCCGAGGGGGATGAAATCGAAGATCGGATCGAACTCTGCCTGCACCGGTGCGGCCAGGGCCGCCCCGAGGAGCGCGAGGACGGCAACCGCGTTGCGTCGCGCGATGCGCATGGCTTGCGTCCTTCCCTTGAAGGCCCGTGATCGCCGCCGAGGGGCGGTTGGTGCCGCGCCCTTCGTCAGAAGCGCAGGTCGGGCGGCACGTCTTCGATCTTCATGGGCATGTTGATGGCCGAGTAGCGCGAGAACTCTTCCCGTTCCTGCGGGGTCATCTTCATCTCGCGGTGGAAGGGGGACTCGAACATGTTCATCCAGGCCTGCAGGCTGCGATCCTGCGTGAGATGGCTCGTGAACAGGGAGTGGCAGAACTGGCACTCGTGCCAGGCCAGCTCCCGGCCGTCCCGCGGAAGGGCTGCATAGAGCTCCGCCGTTCGTCCCTCCCGCTGTGCCACTTCCCCGGGGTTCGACACGGGCATGTTCACCGCCAGATAGGCCGCGAGGGTGCTCTGCTCCCGTTCGCTCAGCGCCGCGGCGCGGGGGGCGAGGACCTGGCGCCACTCCCCTTCGCTGCGGCGGGCGGAGAGGAGGGCCAGGAGCTCCCCCCCGTTGCCCGCTTCGGCCAGGACCTGGAGCAGCAGGGTCTTGCCCCCCTTGGGCATGAAGGAGTCGTCGAGCTGGGGCAGCGCCGGCACTGCGCCCAGGAGCAGGGCGCCGGCGGCGGCCGGAACCAGCCACCTTCGGTGTCGTGGGCACGTCATGGTTCCTCCCGGCGCACGGTCCGGTCGCGCAGGGAGAAGACCGGTACGCGCAGCTCTCGCAGTGCGCTCTCCGATGGAAAGCCGTCGCCCCGGAGCAGGTCGAGCAGCACCACCGTGTGGTCGTCGTAAAACTGCTCGTGGCAGGCCCCGCACACGATGGCGGGGATGTCTTCCACGACCACCAACCGGTCGCCGTGCCAGAACGCCGACCGCACGCTCGCGGGGTGTGTGGCGTCGCTGCCGCAGTTCCCGCACGTCTCGCCCGGCTGCTTCCCAGCCTGGGGATCGATCTCGCCCATGCCCTGCGTTTCCATGGCGCCTCACTCTCCCTGGGACGATCCGGGTGGCTGCCCGCCGCGGTTGGAGGGATCCACCCGCGGCGGGCCCCTTTCTTCGGGCCTTCAGGCAGCCAGCTTCTTCGCCGCGGCGACGATGTGGTCGGCGTTGGGCCGCATCCACAGGAACATCTCGGGAGACGCCGGAGGCGGCGCGTCGGGAAAGGCGATGCGCTTGAAGCGCGCGCCGTCCACGTTCTCCGCCACCCGGGCGATCACCTCGGCCGCCGGGCCCAGGGTGTAGTAGGACTGGTCCACGGCCAGGAGCCGCTTGGTCTTCTGCACCGACGTCACGAGGGTCTCGGTGTCCATGGGCTTGAGGGAGCGCAGGTCGATGGTCTCCACCTTCATGCCCTGCTTCTGCAACTGCTCGGTCGCCTTGAGCACCTCGGGCATGCCGCCGCCCGAGCCCACGATGGTGATGTCGCTCCCCTCGGACCGTATGGCGGCCTTGTCCAGGGGCGTGGTGTACGGGTCATCGGGCACGTCTTCGATCATGTCCCGCAGGCCGGCCGCATACAGGAAGGCGACCGGGTTCGGATCGCGTAGCGCCGACACCATCATGCCCTTGGCATCGGTGGGGTTCGACGGGATGACCGTCTTCAGGCCGGGGATGTGCGCGTAGTAGGTGTCGATCTCGTAGTCGGAGTGCTGGCCGGCGAAGCCCGGGGTCTGCCCGGTCATCTCGAGCACGAAGACCACCGGCATCTGTGCCTGCCCACCCGTCATGTGGTGCAGCTTGCCCGCGTGATTCTGCAGGATCTGGAAGCACATGGCGTTGCCCTGGTAGGGGATGTAGGTGGCGGCCCGGGAACCGGCCAGGCCCGCGCCCAGAACGCAGGCTGCCATCCACATCTCGTCGATGCCGGTATTGACCACCCGCTTGCGGCCGAACTCCCTCTCCAGGTTGATGACCGGCTTCCCCGGGGTCGACGCCACCGGCGGCGTCAACTCGAAGATCCAGATCATGTTGGGGTCCTTTTGCATTTCGTACTGCACGGCCTCGAGGACCGAGTACATGAAGCTCTTGCGTGCCATGGTCGCCCTCCCCATTGCTTGCCAAGTGTGAGGTGGTTGCGCCTGTTCCCCTCTGCGCAGTCCGGCTCAGCCGAACTGCCGGGGAAGAACGGTGCCCTCGACGAAGACGTGCTTGAGCCCGTCTTCCGGCTTGCCGAGGGGCTGTTTGTCGGCCCAGGCAAAGGCCTCGACCATCTCCGCCCTGGCGGCAGTCTCGATCTCGTCGGCCTTGGCTCGATCCAGAACTCCCCAATGGATGAGGGTGTTGCGAGAGATGTCGACCGGGTCGCGGGCCATCCAGGCGCGCACCTCGCGCTCCGGCCGGAAGGAGGTGATGGCCAGGGGGTCGTAGCCGAAGGCGCCCAACTCGCCCGGTTTGGCGCCGGGTGCGCCCCAGTGGTTGTAGTAGCGGTAGGTCTTGGCCTCGATGAGGGTCGGCCCCTCGCCGGCGCGCGCGCGCTCCACCGCCTGCTTCGCCGCGTTGTACACCTGGATCACGTCCTGGCCGTCCACGACCACCCCTGGGATCCCGTAGGTCTTGGCAGCGATGGCGATGTCCTTCATCGGGCAGGAGTAGGAGTAGTGTGCATACTGGTGGTACAGGTTGTTCTCCAGGACGTAGATGAAGGGCAGGTTGAG includes:
- a CDS encoding YgiT-type zinc finger protein yields the protein METQGMGEIDPQAGKQPGETCGNCGSDATHPASVRSAFWHGDRLVVVEDIPAIVCGACHEQFYDDHTVVLLDLLRGDGFPSESALRELRVPVFSLRDRTVRREEP
- a CDS encoding transketolase C-terminal domain-containing protein, translated to MARKSFMYSVLEAVQYEMQKDPNMIWIFELTPPVASTPGKPVINLEREFGRKRVVNTGIDEMWMAACVLGAGLAGSRAATYIPYQGNAMCFQILQNHAGKLHHMTGGQAQMPVVFVLEMTGQTPGFAGQHSDYEIDTYYAHIPGLKTVIPSNPTDAKGMMVSALRDPNPVAFLYAAGLRDMIEDVPDDPYTTPLDKAAIRSEGSDITIVGSGGGMPEVLKATEQLQKQGMKVETIDLRSLKPMDTETLVTSVQKTKRLLAVDQSYYTLGPAAEVIARVAENVDGARFKRIAFPDAPPPASPEMFLWMRPNADHIVAAAKKLAA